One Streptomyces sp. ML-6 DNA segment encodes these proteins:
- a CDS encoding ketoacyl-ACP synthase III family protein: MRTEGVFINSVGVYLPDRVSTEDAVAEGRYDEEVYKASGLTGTHIAEGISALEMAVTAAGRAMERSGLDIEDIESHVHSGVYHQGPDGSYPPAYILRELGTGDIPSLHIRQGCNGMLAALDVVIGQMTGAAEVEAALLTTGQNFATPLIDRWRGFGDSYILADGAAAAVVTRDSGFAEVRSLNSGTLPELERWHRGDESLLPPQDGSGREVAVAERAALFNEREMSLAETVERISEFDLSIVQRSLVDADLNASDIAKVVPINQDGRMIEYAIMGPLGLPMSRSSWDFGRTVGHVGAADLIISLDHLVRTGEVAPGDHVLLLSQGHGWISSAGVVTIKEVPQW, from the coding sequence GTGAGAACAGAAGGCGTGTTCATCAACTCGGTCGGGGTGTACCTGCCCGATCGGGTGAGCACCGAGGATGCCGTGGCCGAGGGCCGCTACGACGAGGAGGTGTACAAGGCGAGCGGGCTGACCGGCACGCACATCGCCGAGGGCATCTCCGCCCTGGAGATGGCGGTGACAGCGGCCGGCCGCGCGATGGAGCGCTCCGGTCTCGACATCGAGGACATCGAGTCCCACGTCCACAGCGGTGTGTACCACCAGGGCCCCGACGGTTCCTACCCGCCCGCGTACATCCTGCGAGAACTCGGCACCGGGGACATCCCCTCGCTGCACATACGACAGGGCTGCAACGGGATGCTGGCGGCGCTCGACGTCGTGATCGGCCAGATGACCGGCGCGGCCGAGGTCGAGGCCGCGCTGCTGACCACGGGGCAGAACTTCGCCACCCCGCTCATCGACCGCTGGCGCGGCTTCGGCGACTCGTACATCCTCGCCGACGGCGCGGCCGCGGCCGTCGTCACCCGCGACAGCGGCTTCGCCGAGGTCCGGTCCCTCAACTCCGGGACGTTGCCCGAACTGGAGCGGTGGCACCGCGGCGACGAGTCGCTGCTGCCGCCGCAGGACGGGTCCGGCCGGGAGGTCGCGGTCGCCGAACGGGCCGCGCTGTTCAACGAACGGGAGATGTCGCTCGCCGAAACGGTCGAACGGATCAGCGAGTTCGACCTCTCGATCGTCCAGCGCTCACTGGTCGACGCCGACCTGAACGCCTCCGACATCGCCAAGGTCGTCCCCATCAACCAGGACGGCCGCATGATCGAGTACGCGATCATGGGCCCGTTGGGCCTGCCCATGTCCCGCTCCAGCTGGGACTTCGGCCGCACCGTCGGCCACGTCGGCGCCGCCGACCTGATCATCTCCCTCGACCACCTGGTGCGCACCGGTGAGGTGGCGCCGGGGGATCACGTCCTGCTGCTCTCCCAAGGCCACGGCTGGATCAGCTCGGCCGGCGTCGTGACGATCAAGGAAGTTCCGCAATGGTGA
- a CDS encoding nuclear transport factor 2 family protein, which yields MIIKSTDNKASSVADTTRRVVREFLAARIAGDTGRIVALFADEVDWMLAENPVVPWIRPRSTGAECAAQAEELAAHTVAENARVSVDTFLVDGTDAVLMGHLSGTVRATGKSFEGPFALRLTVEEGRITRHHLYENSVSIAAACTPS from the coding sequence ATGATCATCAAGTCCACCGACAACAAAGCGAGTTCTGTCGCCGACACCACCCGCCGCGTCGTCCGGGAGTTCCTCGCCGCCCGGATCGCCGGGGACACCGGGCGGATCGTCGCACTCTTCGCCGACGAGGTCGACTGGATGCTCGCCGAGAATCCCGTCGTTCCGTGGATCCGGCCGCGCTCCACCGGGGCCGAATGCGCCGCCCAGGCCGAGGAGTTGGCCGCGCACACGGTGGCCGAGAACGCCCGGGTCTCCGTCGACACGTTCCTCGTCGACGGCACCGACGCCGTCCTGATGGGGCACCTCTCGGGGACCGTGCGCGCGACGGGGAAGTCCTTCGAGGGCCCCTTCGCCCTGCGCCTCACCGTCGAGGAGGGCCGGATCACCCGGCACCACCTCTACGAGAACAGCGTGTCGATCGCCGCGGCGTGCACCCCTTCCTGA
- a CDS encoding alpha/beta hydrolase, with amino-acid sequence MVTTGTVPAPGTDLHYVMQGTGPLLFAMDGAGGDARRIPGLVDRLTDSYTVVTYDRRGMSRSPAGDPVPPLTPRTHADDLALLLKSLADEPALVFGTSLGPRSGCTCWPATRSWWTPWWRTNPPSSCS; translated from the coding sequence ATGGTGACAACCGGCACGGTGCCCGCCCCCGGCACCGATCTCCACTACGTGATGCAGGGCACCGGCCCCCTGCTGTTCGCCATGGACGGCGCCGGAGGGGACGCCAGGCGCATCCCCGGCCTCGTCGACCGCCTGACGGACTCCTACACGGTGGTGACCTACGACCGTCGCGGCATGTCGCGGAGCCCCGCGGGCGACCCGGTGCCGCCGCTGACCCCGCGGACCCACGCCGACGACCTGGCCCTGCTGCTGAAGTCGCTGGCCGACGAACCCGCGCTGGTCTTCGGCACCAGTCTGGGGCCCAGGTCGGGCTGCACCTGCTGGCCCGCCACCCGCAGCTGGTGGACACCCTGGTGGCGCACGAACCCTCCGAGTTCCTGTTCCTGA
- a CDS encoding TetR/AcrR family transcriptional regulator, which translates to MTDGSSLRERLIDAGVDLVLSEGSASVGLRETARRAGVSHGAPRRYFPTHHALLSAVARRGFQDLGARFEAAVAGTSAPRGQLEALARVYVGYALERRGMFELMFRHDLLDSTPQASDQPRLRESTLPLFGHITELVARCRAEQEDAARRTDRPDEAVPPPAVVAAALWANLHGVAQLWAWGSLQLALGEQPLGSDPDHGQRDRIIAAVLDAHLGPVTP; encoded by the coding sequence ATGACTGATGGAAGCTCCCTTCGCGAGCGGTTGATCGATGCCGGGGTGGACCTCGTGCTCAGCGAGGGCTCCGCGTCCGTGGGCCTGAGGGAAACAGCACGTCGAGCCGGGGTGTCGCACGGGGCGCCGCGCCGGTACTTCCCCACCCACCACGCGCTGCTCTCGGCTGTCGCCCGGCGCGGCTTCCAGGACCTCGGAGCCCGGTTCGAGGCCGCGGTCGCCGGCACGAGCGCACCACGTGGTCAGTTGGAGGCCCTCGCGCGCGTGTACGTCGGATACGCGCTGGAACGGCGCGGCATGTTCGAGCTGATGTTCCGGCACGACCTGCTCGACAGCACTCCGCAGGCATCGGACCAGCCCCGGCTGCGCGAGTCGACCCTCCCGTTGTTCGGCCACATCACCGAACTCGTCGCCCGGTGCCGAGCGGAACAGGAGGATGCCGCGCGACGCACCGACAGGCCGGACGAAGCCGTACCACCGCCCGCCGTGGTCGCCGCCGCCCTGTGGGCGAACCTGCACGGCGTCGCCCAGCTGTGGGCCTGGGGCAGTCTGCAACTCGCCCTGGGAGAACAGCCGTTGGGCAGTGACCCCGACCACGGCCAACGCGACCGGATCATCGCGGCGGTTCTGGACGCACATCTGGGCCCGGTGACCCCGTGA
- a CDS encoding DUF6368 family protein has translation MPGPAVGLWLFEPRGFGDILADVVPWLETFCDPVEAKAGGDVDFRVRDGSALGLRAFDPAGVGVFFLSEDEEIPAADEDYSAFLRPPAQGLIVGAGCSGPVNHVLLGHLALALAPRLDALVDFDGLLSRHPAAGDDTGDEAMPARARALASDLPGIVAEVSYDTWDGERGLRHVGDVQFLQAWLQHPDFHLIK, from the coding sequence ATGCCGGGACCGGCAGTTGGGCTGTGGCTGTTCGAGCCACGCGGGTTCGGGGACATCCTGGCCGATGTGGTCCCGTGGTTGGAGACCTTCTGTGACCCGGTGGAGGCCAAGGCCGGCGGCGACGTGGATTTCCGGGTGCGAGACGGCTCCGCCCTGGGCCTGCGGGCCTTCGACCCAGCCGGTGTCGGTGTGTTCTTTCTGTCGGAGGACGAGGAGATACCTGCCGCGGACGAGGACTACTCAGCCTTCTTGCGTCCACCCGCGCAGGGGCTGATAGTCGGCGCCGGCTGCTCGGGCCCGGTGAACCACGTGCTGCTTGGCCACCTGGCGCTCGCTCTCGCCCCTCGCCTCGACGCGTTGGTCGACTTCGACGGTCTCCTGAGCCGCCACCCCGCTGCGGGAGACGACACGGGAGACGAGGCGATGCCGGCCCGGGCGAGAGCACTGGCGTCGGATCTACCGGGGATCGTTGCTGAGGTCTCCTATGACACCTGGGACGGAGAGCGGGGACTCCGGCACGTCGGAGACGTGCAGTTTCTGCAGGCATGGCTGCAACACCCTGATTTCCACTTGATCAAGTAA
- a CDS encoding DUF2785 domain-containing protein, whose translation MIDWKSVEAADCAVPADRPMDDLVRELSRALADPDPLVRDGAPHTVLATWIARGVIGRSRRLELGDEMADRFTDPRVEARAFAPLVLGMLVTAGDFKDGWVDAFERWYPAERDLRGHDETLGWLHAVAHGADLLAGFGCHPEVAPARMLDLAAARLTAPTDHVYDQLEDDRLARAIARVLTRTDLSEHDAVGWLDPIADRFGADRISVPVPAHISNCLRTLRLLYILADRGVSPTSELPAQPLHHRDAFKSAIATVLDRIVRR comes from the coding sequence ATGATCGACTGGAAGAGCGTAGAGGCCGCCGACTGTGCCGTGCCCGCCGACCGGCCCATGGACGACCTCGTCCGCGAGCTGTCCCGCGCGCTGGCGGATCCCGATCCACTGGTCCGGGACGGCGCGCCCCACACCGTCCTCGCGACCTGGATCGCCCGAGGCGTGATCGGGAGGTCCCGGCGGCTGGAGCTGGGCGACGAGATGGCCGACCGGTTCACCGACCCGCGGGTCGAGGCCCGCGCCTTCGCCCCGCTCGTGCTCGGCATGCTGGTGACCGCGGGGGACTTCAAGGACGGCTGGGTGGACGCGTTCGAGCGCTGGTACCCGGCCGAGCGGGATCTACGCGGACACGACGAGACGCTCGGCTGGCTGCACGCGGTGGCCCACGGTGCGGACCTGCTCGCCGGCTTCGGCTGCCACCCCGAGGTGGCGCCGGCGCGGATGCTGGACCTCGCCGCCGCGCGGCTGACGGCGCCCACCGACCATGTCTACGACCAGCTGGAGGACGACCGCCTGGCCCGGGCGATCGCCCGGGTCCTCACCCGCACCGACCTGAGCGAACACGACGCCGTCGGCTGGCTGGACCCGATCGCCGACCGCTTCGGGGCCGACCGCATCAGCGTCCCGGTGCCCGCCCACATCAGCAACTGCCTGCGCACCCTGCGCCTGCTCTACATCCTCGCCGACCGCGGCGTGAGCCCCACCAGCGAACTGCCCGCACAGCCCCTCCACCACCGCGACGCGTTCAAGTCCGCCATCGCCACCGTCCTCGACCGGATCGTCAGACGCTGA
- a CDS encoding FAD-dependent monooxygenase produces MSDPIVIVGGGAAGLTLACELGLAGAATVVLERRTELPERSGGMLLNAHIADFLRKRGLEERFRTPDTPAWGRSHFGLVYRDIDGELADTDYDLIVPQWRSEQLLRERAVELGVEVRLGQEVIDIEQDADGVTLTVVSPEGSGTLRASYVVGCDGPRSVVAGAAGFEFDLLAPS; encoded by the coding sequence ATGTCTGATCCCATAGTCATTGTCGGTGGTGGCGCCGCTGGTCTGACGCTTGCGTGCGAGCTGGGGCTGGCCGGGGCCGCCACGGTCGTACTGGAGCGCAGGACCGAGCTCCCGGAGCGTTCCGGCGGCATGCTCCTCAACGCGCACATCGCGGACTTCCTGCGCAAGAGAGGTCTGGAGGAACGCTTCCGGACACCGGACACGCCCGCCTGGGGGCGCAGTCACTTCGGTCTCGTCTACCGGGACATCGACGGCGAACTGGCCGATACCGATTACGACTTGATCGTCCCCCAGTGGCGCAGCGAGCAGCTGCTGCGGGAACGGGCCGTCGAGCTGGGCGTCGAGGTGCGGCTCGGTCAGGAGGTCATCGACATCGAGCAGGACGCGGACGGCGTGACGCTCACGGTGGTCTCACCGGAGGGTTCCGGCACCCTGCGCGCCTCCTACGTCGTCGGGTGCGACGGCCCCCGCAGCGTCGTGGCCGGGGCGGCCGGCTTCGAGTTCGATCTCCTCGCCCCCTCGTAA
- a CDS encoding TetR/AcrR family transcriptional regulator, with protein sequence MAERRRGAELEGALLDAAWDELVAVGYAHFTLDGVAARAGTSRPVIHRRWPDKQQLMIAALAHAAARHPVSVPDTGSLRGDILALLRDINATRAHFVTAMSIQLAAYYQETGTTPADLRDRLHAGCPTTLGAVFDRAADRGEIDPERVTDRMKSLPFDLLRHELLTTNTPAADTVLEEIVDTLFLPLVLTSATVVHGKAVH encoded by the coding sequence ATGGCCGAGCGGCGCCGAGGCGCAGAACTGGAAGGCGCCCTACTGGACGCGGCGTGGGACGAACTCGTGGCCGTGGGCTACGCCCACTTCACCCTGGACGGCGTCGCCGCCCGCGCCGGGACGAGCAGGCCCGTCATCCACCGGCGCTGGCCCGACAAGCAGCAGCTGATGATCGCGGCCCTCGCCCACGCCGCCGCCCGCCACCCCGTCTCCGTACCCGACACCGGAAGCCTGCGCGGCGACATCCTTGCCCTGCTGCGCGACATCAACGCCACTCGCGCGCACTTCGTCACCGCCATGAGCATCCAGCTCGCCGCCTACTACCAGGAGACCGGCACCACTCCCGCCGACCTGCGCGATCGCCTCCACGCGGGATGCCCCACCACCCTCGGCGCCGTCTTCGACCGTGCTGCCGACCGCGGCGAGATCGACCCCGAACGCGTCACCGACCGCATGAAGTCCCTTCCCTTCGACCTCCTGCGCCACGAACTGCTCACCACCAACACCCCCGCAGCCGACACCGTCCTCGAAGAGATCGTCGACACCCTTTTCCTCCCCCTTGTCCTCACCTCCGCGACCGTGGTCCACGGCAAGGCCGTGCACTGA
- a CDS encoding sensor domain-containing protein: MTHEAEPDRAGAQGVQPASPPIPPQADPRADPRTRRLRLLHPLHSLRPLRPVVLAALVLVVLIGGVVWWKWPAADGPRVVEGTVQATVFTSREVSETVGTTLNTETRMSEPAPSTRTDPPGCSVAVGPATTVVYQRGWTAFLSVVHQDSDTAAEHTVTQVVGRYATGARAGEVFGALAEGIDACTSAVRSTPGGGASRWTYRVDRATDDTLAWTATQDRGEGWACYREARLKASTVLQTAVCQAGDGRPASRALADRMAGRVK; encoded by the coding sequence ATGACCCATGAGGCTGAACCCGACCGGGCCGGGGCCCAGGGCGTCCAGCCCGCTTCACCGCCGATTCCCCCGCAGGCCGATCCCCGGGCCGACCCCCGGACCAGGCGTCTTCGCCTACTTCACCCACTTCATTCACTTCGCCCACTTCGTCCGGTCGTCCTCGCCGCGCTCGTCCTGGTCGTGCTCATCGGCGGCGTGGTGTGGTGGAAGTGGCCCGCCGCCGACGGGCCGCGCGTGGTCGAAGGGACGGTCCAGGCGACCGTGTTCACCTCCCGGGAAGTCAGTGAGACCGTCGGTACGACCTTGAACACCGAGACCCGCATGAGTGAGCCGGCGCCCTCGACGCGGACCGATCCGCCCGGATGCTCGGTGGCGGTCGGCCCCGCGACCACCGTCGTCTACCAGCGCGGATGGACGGCCTTCCTCTCGGTGGTCCATCAGGACTCCGACACCGCCGCGGAGCACACCGTGACCCAGGTCGTGGGCCGGTACGCCACCGGCGCCCGGGCCGGGGAGGTCTTCGGCGCCCTCGCCGAGGGCATCGACGCCTGCACGAGCGCGGTGCGGAGCACCCCCGGGGGAGGCGCGTCACGGTGGACCTACCGGGTCGACAGGGCCACGGACGACACGCTGGCATGGACGGCCACCCAGGACCGGGGCGAGGGCTGGGCCTGCTACCGGGAGGCGCGGCTGAAGGCATCGACCGTCCTTCAGACCGCGGTCTGCCAGGCCGGTGACGGCCGGCCGGCCTCCCGGGCGCTCGCCGACCGGATGGCGGGGCGGGTGAAGTGA
- a CDS encoding MDR family MFS transporter, producing MSTSPTSPASPPADSEKVDPAVWRLAFTVIAGAMAVVFDTTILSVALNDLAADLNASLSTIQWVSTAYLLAMFITIPLTGWAQARFGGKRLWLASLSVFFLGSVLCALAWNAESLIAFRVVQGIGGGIMMPLMTTLIMQAARGRNLGKVMATITLPTALGPILGPVLGGIILGLGNWHWIFLVNIPFCLLGLYLAVRNLPDDKPAPGAPRPRLDAVGLLLLSPGVAALIYGLSQIEGDSGFASARVLTPLIAGLLLIAAFVAWAWPRSASAVVDLKLFRHRNVTAASALSFIAGITLYGAMLLLPLYFQQVQGRDALAAGLLLIPQGVGTLMSRTLAGKYTDSIGPRWVAFAGFTVVALGTLPFAFVTDSTSNIWLMAVLLVRGIGMGAATIPLTSAIYVGLKPTEVPHASILQRVVQQIGGSVGTAALAVILQHTLTGAQSPTALADGFGTAFWWATAFTALGIPMTLLLPGRTKAPSNSATAPTGTSADTAGATKATAQH from the coding sequence GTGAGTACCTCACCCACCAGCCCGGCCTCGCCGCCGGCGGACTCCGAGAAGGTCGACCCGGCCGTGTGGCGCCTGGCCTTCACCGTCATCGCCGGGGCGATGGCCGTCGTCTTCGATACCACCATCCTCAGCGTGGCCCTGAACGACCTGGCCGCGGACCTGAACGCGTCGCTGAGCACCATCCAGTGGGTCAGCACCGCCTACCTGCTGGCCATGTTCATCACCATCCCGCTGACGGGATGGGCCCAGGCCCGCTTCGGCGGCAAGCGCCTGTGGCTCGCCTCCCTGAGCGTCTTCTTCCTCGGGTCCGTGCTGTGCGCGCTGGCCTGGAACGCCGAAAGCCTGATCGCCTTCCGCGTCGTCCAGGGCATCGGCGGCGGCATCATGATGCCGCTGATGACCACCCTGATCATGCAGGCAGCCCGGGGCCGCAACCTCGGCAAGGTCATGGCGACCATCACCCTGCCCACCGCGCTGGGCCCGATCCTCGGCCCCGTCCTGGGCGGCATCATCCTCGGCCTGGGCAACTGGCACTGGATCTTCCTCGTCAACATCCCCTTCTGCCTCCTCGGCCTGTACCTCGCCGTGCGCAACCTCCCCGACGACAAGCCCGCACCTGGCGCTCCCCGCCCCCGTCTCGATGCCGTCGGTCTGCTGCTGCTCTCCCCGGGCGTGGCCGCCCTCATCTACGGCCTGTCCCAGATCGAGGGCGACTCCGGCTTCGCCTCCGCCCGCGTCCTCACCCCGCTGATCGCCGGCCTCCTGCTCATCGCCGCATTCGTCGCCTGGGCCTGGCCGCGCAGCGCGAGCGCGGTCGTCGACCTCAAGCTCTTCCGGCACCGAAACGTCACCGCCGCCAGCGCGCTCAGCTTCATCGCCGGCATCACCCTCTACGGCGCGATGCTCCTGCTCCCCCTGTACTTCCAGCAGGTCCAGGGACGCGACGCCCTCGCCGCCGGGCTCCTGCTCATCCCCCAGGGCGTGGGCACCCTGATGTCGCGGACCCTAGCGGGCAAGTACACCGACAGCATCGGACCGCGCTGGGTCGCGTTCGCCGGATTCACCGTTGTCGCCCTGGGCACCCTCCCTTTCGCGTTCGTCACCGACTCCACCAGCAACATCTGGCTGATGGCCGTCCTGCTCGTGCGCGGCATCGGCATGGGCGCCGCCACCATCCCCCTCACCAGCGCGATCTACGTCGGCCTCAAGCCCACCGAGGTCCCCCACGCCAGCATCCTCCAGCGCGTCGTCCAGCAGATCGGCGGCTCCGTCGGCACCGCCGCCCTCGCCGTCATCCTCCAGCACACCCTCACCGGCGCCCAGAGCCCCACCGCACTCGCCGACGGCTTCGGCACCGCCTTCTGGTGGGCCACCGCCTTCACCGCCCTCGGCATCCCCATGACTCTCCTCCTCCCCGGCCGTACCAAGGCCCCCTCGAACTCGGCCACCGCCCCCACCGGGACGAGCGCCGACACCGCCGGCGCAACGAAAGCCACCGCACAGCACTGA
- a CDS encoding MFS transporter, with protein MTTPVQQRLALLVSVAGAMIVALDGTVLLVAQPSLQRDLGANMAQVQWTSTAYLVAVAALLVIAGRLGDRYGHPRLLLVGVLGFGAASAGIVLAPTVGWVMILRAVQGGFGALLQPATLALLRSTYPADRLGTPIAIRTGAIAVAAGAGPILGGVLVAHLGWRSVFWINVPVALVIAALVLAVRAPAPGRTSSSRLGLTGAGLLAIALALLVHALAEVPARGWTAAPTLLELLAVAGVAAVLVRHERRAAHPIVPPAVARSTPVTASMAILLVVTAGLFGALFRATFHLQDTLRLDPLATGLRVLPLTTLMVLGAPAANVALRRYGARSTAIVGTGLVVVGIVWLSRLGPTAPWTAMASAFAIVGAGFATVMVTATGTVVGDAPPGYAGVVGGLKQTAMNIGPTLGIAVAAGATGSAGSTESTMGPTLLVLAALAALGLLPASRLPRRPVDHEGRAPASAPVPQAAPARRTGS; from the coding sequence GTGACCACACCCGTACAGCAGCGGCTCGCACTTCTGGTCAGCGTGGCCGGGGCGATGATCGTCGCGTTGGACGGCACCGTCCTGCTCGTGGCGCAGCCCAGCCTGCAGCGTGATCTCGGCGCGAACATGGCGCAGGTCCAGTGGACGAGCACCGCTTATCTGGTCGCGGTGGCCGCGTTGCTGGTCATCGCCGGGCGCCTCGGGGACCGGTACGGGCATCCGCGCCTGCTGCTCGTCGGCGTCCTCGGTTTCGGGGCCGCCTCGGCCGGGATCGTGCTCGCGCCGACCGTCGGCTGGGTGATGATCCTGCGCGCGGTGCAGGGCGGGTTCGGCGCGCTCCTGCAGCCCGCGACGCTCGCGCTGCTGCGGTCGACGTATCCCGCGGACCGGCTCGGCACGCCCATCGCCATCCGCACCGGTGCGATCGCGGTGGCGGCGGGGGCCGGTCCGATCCTCGGCGGGGTGCTCGTGGCACATCTGGGCTGGCGCTCGGTGTTCTGGATCAACGTGCCCGTCGCGTTGGTCATCGCCGCTCTCGTCCTCGCCGTGCGGGCACCGGCGCCCGGGCGTACGAGCTCTTCGCGGCTCGGCCTCACCGGTGCGGGCCTGCTCGCGATCGCACTCGCGCTCCTGGTGCACGCCCTGGCCGAGGTGCCCGCGCGGGGGTGGACCGCCGCGCCGACGCTGCTCGAGCTCCTCGCCGTCGCGGGCGTCGCAGCGGTGCTCGTCCGGCACGAACGCCGCGCCGCGCACCCGATCGTTCCGCCCGCCGTGGCGCGGTCCACACCGGTGACGGCGTCGATGGCGATCCTGCTGGTCGTCACCGCCGGTCTGTTCGGCGCGCTGTTCAGGGCCACGTTCCACCTCCAGGACACCCTTCGCCTCGACCCGCTCGCCACCGGTCTGCGCGTTCTTCCGCTGACCACGCTCATGGTCCTCGGCGCACCGGCCGCGAACGTCGCGCTGCGCCGGTACGGTGCACGCAGCACGGCGATCGTCGGCACGGGCCTCGTCGTGGTCGGCATCGTGTGGCTGTCCCGGCTGGGCCCGACCGCTCCGTGGACGGCCATGGCCTCGGCCTTCGCCATCGTCGGTGCCGGGTTCGCCACGGTGATGGTCACTGCCACCGGGACCGTCGTCGGCGACGCGCCGCCCGGGTACGCCGGGGTCGTCGGCGGACTCAAGCAGACCGCCATGAACATCGGGCCGACCCTCGGGATCGCCGTCGCGGCCGGTGCAACCGGGTCCGCCGGGTCCACTGAGTCCACGATGGGGCCCACCCTGCTGGTCCTGGCCGCACTCGCCGCTCTCGGCCTGCTGCCCGCGTCGCGGCTGCCCCGACGCCCGGTCGATCACGAGGGACGCGCCCCGGCCTCCGCACCGGTACCGCAGGCGGCACCCGCTCGCCGGACGGGCAGCTGA
- a CDS encoding SDR family oxidoreductase, with protein MPDRTTPDLEGKIALVAGATRGAGRGIAVQLGAAGATVYVTGRTTRERRSEYDRPETIEETAELVTAAGGTGIAVPTDHLEPDRVRALAERVDAEQGRLDVLVNDIWGGERLFEFDRPVWEHDLDNGLRLLRLGVETHAITSHFLLPLLVRRPGGLVVEMTDGTSAYNTANYRNSYFYDLVKNSVLRMAFVLAHELEPHGGTAVALTPGWLRSEMMLDAFGVTEDNWRDALATVPHFCISESPAYVGRAVAALADDPDATRWNGRSLSSGGLAQEYGFTDLDGSRPDCWRYLVEVEAAGAPADATGYR; from the coding sequence ATGCCCGACAGGACGACACCGGACCTCGAAGGAAAGATCGCACTGGTCGCGGGAGCCACGCGGGGCGCGGGACGCGGCATCGCCGTCCAGCTCGGTGCGGCGGGCGCCACCGTCTACGTCACCGGCCGCACCACCCGGGAACGACGCTCGGAGTACGACCGGCCCGAGACGATCGAGGAGACCGCGGAGCTCGTCACCGCCGCGGGCGGAACGGGTATCGCGGTTCCGACCGACCACCTGGAGCCCGACCGGGTCCGTGCGCTGGCCGAACGCGTCGACGCCGAACAGGGGCGGCTCGACGTGCTGGTCAACGACATCTGGGGCGGCGAGCGGCTGTTCGAGTTCGACCGGCCGGTGTGGGAGCACGACCTCGACAACGGACTGCGGCTGCTCCGGCTGGGCGTGGAGACCCACGCGATCACCAGCCACTTCCTGCTGCCCCTGCTGGTACGCCGACCGGGCGGCCTCGTGGTCGAGATGACCGACGGGACCTCCGCCTACAACACGGCGAACTACCGCAACTCCTACTTCTACGACCTGGTCAAGAACAGTGTGTTGCGCATGGCGTTCGTCCTCGCGCACGAACTGGAACCGCACGGCGGGACGGCGGTGGCCCTCACCCCTGGCTGGCTGCGATCGGAGATGATGCTCGACGCGTTCGGCGTCACCGAGGACAACTGGCGCGACGCGCTGGCCACGGTGCCGCACTTCTGCATCTCGGAGAGTCCGGCGTACGTCGGACGGGCCGTCGCCGCGCTGGCCGATGACCCCGACGCCACGCGCTGGAACGGCCGGTCACTGTCCAGCGGCGGGCTCGCCCAGGAGTACGGCTTCACCGATCTCGACGGTTCCCGCCCGGACTGCTGGCGCTACCTGGTCGAGGTCGAGGCCGCGGGTGCACCGGCCGACGCCACCGGTTACCGGTGA